Proteins from a genomic interval of Actinoalloteichus hymeniacidonis:
- a CDS encoding AI-2E family transporter produces the protein MAELKQTKEDPVDSSVPRGLRVASAVAWRFLVIAAALWVLMWIVVGTSVVGIPIAVALLLAALMSPVVNRLTKIGVPKSLATGITLIAGLAVVAGVLTFVISAFTEGLPEMITRLTASVETIRTWLIDGPLNLRQEQIDQFLAGLTDMLQENQELITSGALSTAATVGELLTGILLTLFTLIFFLHDGPKIWSYLVQFAPKNVRTRVHTAGTRSFRTLVGYVRATALVAVVDALGIGIGLVVLEVPLAIPLSAMVFLAAFVPIIGAVLSGSVAVLVALVTVDAVTALLVLLVVLAVQQLEGHVLQPLLLGRAVRLHPLAVVLAIAVGVVQAQIIGALLVVPLLAVVNEAIRSLRQDSSAELDEEPRRPRLTLPKLNRLNPGKSRSPKIRRPGARPATTKTAENDEPKDGPAEG, from the coding sequence GTGGCTGAGCTGAAGCAGACCAAGGAAGATCCGGTGGATTCGTCGGTCCCGCGCGGTCTGCGGGTCGCCAGCGCCGTGGCATGGCGCTTCCTCGTGATCGCCGCCGCGCTGTGGGTGCTGATGTGGATCGTCGTCGGCACCAGCGTCGTCGGTATCCCGATCGCGGTCGCGTTATTGCTCGCCGCCCTGATGTCCCCGGTGGTGAATCGACTCACCAAGATCGGGGTTCCCAAGTCACTGGCCACCGGTATCACACTGATCGCCGGGCTGGCCGTGGTCGCAGGCGTGCTGACCTTCGTCATCAGTGCGTTCACCGAGGGCCTTCCCGAGATGATCACTCGGTTGACGGCGAGCGTGGAGACGATCCGGACCTGGCTGATCGATGGTCCGCTCAATCTCCGTCAGGAACAGATCGATCAGTTCCTGGCAGGCCTCACCGACATGCTGCAGGAGAACCAGGAGCTCATCACCTCGGGAGCACTGTCTACCGCAGCGACCGTGGGTGAGCTGCTGACCGGCATCCTGCTGACCCTGTTCACCCTGATCTTCTTCCTCCACGACGGACCGAAGATCTGGTCCTACCTCGTGCAGTTCGCCCCCAAGAACGTGCGGACCAGGGTGCACACGGCGGGAACGCGCTCCTTCCGCACCCTGGTCGGCTATGTACGCGCCACCGCATTGGTCGCGGTCGTCGATGCGCTGGGCATCGGCATCGGGCTCGTCGTCCTGGAAGTCCCGCTGGCCATCCCGTTGTCCGCGATGGTCTTCCTCGCCGCCTTCGTGCCGATCATCGGTGCCGTGCTCTCAGGGTCGGTGGCCGTGCTGGTCGCGCTCGTGACGGTGGATGCGGTGACCGCTCTGCTGGTGCTGCTGGTGGTCCTGGCGGTGCAGCAACTCGAAGGCCACGTCCTCCAGCCGTTGCTGCTCGGCCGTGCGGTCCGGCTGCACCCGCTCGCGGTGGTGTTGGCCATCGCCGTCGGTGTCGTGCAGGCGCAGATCATCGGCGCGCTGCTGGTGGTGCCACTGCTGGCCGTGGTCAACGAGGCGATCCGGTCGCTGCGCCAGGATTCCTCGGCCGAGCTTGATGAAGAGCCCCGCCGTCCTCGGCTGACACTGCCCAAGTTGAACCGGCTCAACCCTGGCAAGTCCCGCTCGCCCAAGATCCGTAGGCCCGGTGCGCGTCCAGCGACCACTAAGACTGCGGAGAACGACGAGCCCAAGGACGGTCCCGCAGAGGGCTGA